The following proteins come from a genomic window of Enterobacter chengduensis:
- the sulA gene encoding SOS-induced cell division inhibitor SulA: protein MHTSGYANRSTSLSSTAGNVAQKSVERVSTGLISEVVYREDQPLLTQLLLLPLLQQLGQQSRWQLWLTPQQKLSREWVQSAGLPLTKVMQINQLAPCDTVESMIRALRTGNYSVVIGWLSEELTEEEHFRLTEAAEEGNAIGFIMRPVRSDSYRKGQLSGLKIHSNLYH from the coding sequence ATGCACACTTCAGGCTATGCAAATCGCTCAACCTCTCTCTCTTCCACCGCAGGCAATGTCGCGCAGAAATCCGTCGAGCGTGTTTCCACGGGGCTTATCAGTGAAGTGGTTTATCGTGAAGACCAGCCCCTGTTGACGCAACTTCTGTTGTTGCCGTTATTGCAACAGCTTGGTCAGCAATCGCGCTGGCAGCTTTGGCTTACGCCTCAGCAAAAACTGAGCCGTGAGTGGGTTCAGTCCGCAGGCCTTCCGCTAACCAAGGTCATGCAGATTAATCAGCTCGCACCGTGCGATACCGTTGAGTCAATGATTCGTGCGTTACGCACCGGAAATTACAGCGTGGTGATTGGATGGTTATCGGAAGAGTTGACGGAAGAAGAGCATTTTCGTCTGACGGAAGCCGCTGAAGAAGGAAATGCGATCGGATTCATTATGCGTCCGGTTCGATCGGATTCTTACCGCAAAGGACAACTTTCTGGGCTGAAAATTCACTCAAATTTGTATCACTGA
- a CDS encoding TfoX/Sxy family DNA transformation protein encodes MKKISYERIYKSQEYLSPLGEIHHRALFGGYTLAVDDAVFAMVSDGELYLRACEESAKYCVKNASSFLTLMKRGRPVLLNYYRVDEGLWQDRERLLQLSSFALSAARKERYQRHQRNRLKDLPNLTFQIEVLLFEAGITNEETLRALGARASWLKMRAKNKALSIKVLFALEGAIEGLHEAALPAGIRRELTEWFNALPEPQENYSSR; translated from the coding sequence ATGAAAAAGATATCTTATGAACGGATTTATAAATCCCAGGAATACCTTTCACCACTTGGCGAGATCCATCATCGCGCGCTGTTTGGAGGCTACACCCTGGCGGTGGATGATGCCGTCTTTGCCATGGTGTCTGATGGCGAACTTTATCTTCGGGCCTGTGAGGAGAGTGCAAAATACTGTGTCAAAAATGCCTCTTCATTTTTAACGCTGATGAAGCGAGGCCGCCCGGTGCTGCTTAACTATTACCGCGTGGATGAGGGATTATGGCAGGACAGGGAGCGGTTGCTCCAGCTCTCTTCCTTTGCGCTCAGCGCGGCAAGAAAAGAGCGCTATCAGCGCCATCAGCGTAACCGACTAAAAGATCTGCCAAACCTGACCTTTCAGATTGAGGTCTTGCTCTTTGAAGCAGGCATCACCAATGAAGAAACGCTGCGGGCGCTGGGGGCCAGAGCGAGCTGGCTAAAGATGCGGGCAAAAAATAAAGCGCTCAGCATCAAGGTTCTCTTTGCGCTTGAGGGGGCAATCGAAGGGCTGCATGAGGCGGCACTCCCGGCAGGCATTCGCCGGGAGCTGACGGAGTGGTTTAATGCGCTGCCTGAGCCACAGGAGAACTACTCCTCCAGGTAG
- the ompA gene encoding porin OmpA, producing MKKTAIAIAVALAGFATVAQAAPKDNTWYAGGKLGWSQFHDTGWYNSSLNNDGPTHESQLGAGAFGGYQVNPYVGFEMGYDWLGRMPYKGDTVNGAFKAQGVQLTAKLGYPVTDDLDVYTRLGGMVWRADSSNSIAGDDHDTGVSPVFAGGVEWAMTRDIATRLEYQWVNNIGDGATVGVRPDNGMLSVGVSYRFGQQEDAAPVVAPAPAPAPEVQTKHFTLKSDVLFNFNKATLKPEGQQALDQLYTQLSNLDPKDGSVVVLGFTDRIGSDAYNQKLSEKRAQSVVDYLISKGIPANKISPRGMGESNPVTGNTCDNVKARAALIDCLAPDRRVEIEVKGIKDVVTQPAA from the coding sequence ATGAAAAAGACAGCTATCGCGATTGCAGTGGCACTGGCTGGCTTCGCTACCGTAGCGCAGGCCGCTCCGAAAGATAATACCTGGTATGCAGGTGGTAAACTGGGCTGGTCTCAGTTCCACGACACCGGCTGGTACAACAGCAGCCTGAACAACGATGGCCCTACTCACGAGAGCCAGCTTGGTGCAGGTGCGTTCGGTGGCTATCAGGTTAACCCGTATGTTGGTTTTGAAATGGGTTACGACTGGTTAGGTCGTATGCCATACAAAGGCGACACCGTAAACGGCGCTTTCAAAGCACAGGGCGTTCAGCTGACCGCTAAACTGGGTTACCCAGTAACTGACGATCTGGACGTGTACACCCGTCTGGGCGGCATGGTATGGCGCGCTGACTCCAGCAACAGCATCGCTGGCGACGACCATGACACCGGTGTTTCCCCAGTATTCGCTGGTGGCGTTGAGTGGGCTATGACCCGTGACATCGCTACCCGTCTGGAATACCAGTGGGTTAACAACATCGGCGACGGTGCTACCGTTGGCGTTCGTCCAGACAACGGCATGCTGAGCGTAGGTGTTTCCTACCGTTTCGGCCAGCAGGAAGACGCAGCACCAGTTGTTGCTCCAGCGCCGGCTCCAGCTCCAGAAGTACAGACCAAGCACTTCACTCTGAAGTCTGACGTTCTGTTCAACTTCAACAAAGCGACTCTGAAACCAGAAGGCCAGCAGGCACTGGATCAGCTGTACACCCAGCTGAGCAACCTGGATCCTAAAGACGGTTCCGTAGTGGTTCTGGGCTTCACCGATCGTATCGGTTCTGACGCTTACAACCAGAAACTGTCTGAGAAACGTGCTCAGTCTGTTGTTGATTACCTGATCTCTAAAGGTATCCCAGCTAACAAGATCTCCCCACGTGGTATGGGCGAATCTAACCCAGTGACTGGCAACACCTGTGACAACGTGAAAGCTCGCGCTGCACTGATCGACTGCCTGGCTCCAGATCGTCGCGTAGAGATCGAAGTTAAAGGCATCAAAGACGTTGTAACTCAGCCAGCGGCATAA
- the matP gene encoding macrodomain Ter protein MatP — MKYQQLENLESGWKWKYLVKKHREGELITCYIEASAAQEAVDILLTLENEPVQVNGWIEKHINPALLNRMKQTIRARRKRHFNAEHQHTRKKSIDLEFVVWQRLAGLAQRRGKTLSETIVQLIEDAEHKEKYASQMSTLKNDLQALLGKK, encoded by the coding sequence ATGAAATATCAACAACTGGAAAATCTCGAAAGCGGCTGGAAATGGAAGTACCTGGTCAAAAAGCACCGTGAAGGGGAGCTGATCACCTGCTACATCGAAGCCAGCGCTGCGCAAGAAGCCGTGGATATTTTGCTGACCCTCGAAAATGAACCGGTTCAGGTTAACGGCTGGATAGAGAAACACATTAATCCTGCATTGTTAAACCGGATGAAGCAAACTATCCGCGCGCGACGCAAACGGCATTTTAACGCTGAGCATCAGCACACGCGCAAAAAATCAATCGACCTGGAGTTCGTTGTCTGGCAGCGTCTGGCCGGGCTTGCCCAACGACGGGGCAAAACGCTTTCGGAAACCATCGTGCAGTTGATTGAAGACGCCGAGCATAAAGAGAAGTACGCCAGCCAGATGTCGACGCTGAAGAACGACCTTCAGGCGCTGTTGGGCAAGAAGTAG